One segment of Candidatus Fermentibacter sp. DNA contains the following:
- a CDS encoding sigma-54 dependent transcriptional regulator: MGDPARILIVDDDAAVTNFLTVFLMQTERYEPVVTNDSRRVPALLESEMPDLVLLDMDMPGLSGIDILRHIHDRGVGVPVIVLTGVSDIDLAVKAMKLGAFDYLTKPADDEMLLDTLDRALEHGALSRSLDGLPEDTSREELANPEAFEPLISNQPSLRKIFLRAEMIAAGDSPVLIHGEHGTGKEALARAIHRASRRREGPFTAFDAAAVPSEALPGELFGMVRDFSGSQDDRPGFLEAASGGTLFLDSIELLSPQVQTRLRRVMQNGEFYRERSAEIRTIDLRLVVSTAVDLDSDEYRESFSRDLLYHLMVNSLEIPPLKEHPSDIPPLAGHFARQAAGRAGRAPVNLSATLLAALSQYDFPGNVEELESIVGHCILNTRPGIEPGPESLPPFTLVRMMGAGARTSFVPSRLDEVISQYVARTLAHFGGDAEQASAALGLTVEELGRLLANDRGEPVTPP; this comes from the coding sequence ATGGGCGATCCCGCGAGGATACTGATAGTCGACGACGATGCGGCGGTGACCAACTTCCTCACCGTGTTCCTCATGCAGACGGAGAGATACGAGCCTGTCGTGACCAACGACTCGAGGAGGGTCCCGGCCCTGCTGGAATCGGAGATGCCCGATCTGGTCCTGCTCGACATGGACATGCCCGGGCTGAGCGGGATAGACATCCTGAGGCACATCCACGACCGGGGGGTCGGAGTGCCGGTGATAGTCCTCACCGGTGTCAGCGACATCGACCTCGCCGTGAAGGCCATGAAACTCGGAGCGTTCGACTATCTCACCAAACCCGCCGACGACGAGATGCTCCTCGACACCCTGGACAGGGCTCTGGAGCACGGCGCCCTGAGCAGGTCCCTGGACGGGCTGCCGGAGGATACCAGCCGCGAGGAGCTGGCGAATCCGGAGGCCTTCGAGCCGCTGATCTCGAACCAGCCCTCGCTCCGGAAGATCTTCCTCAGGGCGGAGATGATCGCCGCGGGCGACTCGCCCGTCCTGATCCACGGCGAGCACGGGACGGGCAAGGAGGCGCTGGCCAGGGCGATCCACAGGGCCAGCAGGCGGAGGGAGGGCCCCTTCACCGCCTTCGATGCGGCCGCGGTACCTTCGGAAGCGCTGCCCGGAGAGCTCTTCGGGATGGTGAGGGACTTCAGCGGCAGCCAGGACGACAGGCCCGGCTTCCTCGAGGCAGCCTCCGGGGGAACCCTCTTCCTCGACAGCATCGAGCTCCTGTCCCCGCAGGTGCAGACACGCCTGCGCAGGGTCATGCAGAACGGCGAGTTCTACAGGGAGAGATCGGCGGAGATCAGGACGATCGACCTGAGGCTTGTCGTCTCGACCGCGGTCGATCTCGACTCGGACGAGTACAGGGAGTCATTCTCGCGGGATCTGCTGTACCACCTCATGGTGAACTCGCTCGAGATACCGCCCCTGAAGGAGCACCCCTCGGACATCCCGCCCCTCGCCGGGCACTTCGCGAGGCAGGCGGCCGGGAGAGCCGGGAGGGCTCCGGTGAACCTGTCGGCCACTCTGCTGGCGGCGCTCTCCCAGTACGACTTCCCCGGCAACGTCGAGGAGCTCGAGTCCATCGTCGGGCACTGCATACTGAACACGCGGCCCGGCATCGAACCGGGGCCGGAGAGCCTCCCGCCGTTCACCCTGGTGAGGATGATGGGCGCGGGTGCGCGCACATCGTTCGTCCCCTCGAGGCTCGACGAAGTCATTTCACAGTACGTGGCCCGGACGCTCGCGCATTTCGGCGGTGACGCGGAGCAGGCGTCGGCGGCGCTCGGACTGACGGTCGAGGAACTCGGCAGACTGCTCGCGAACGACAGGGGGGAGCCGGTCACTCCCCCCTGA
- a CDS encoding YkvA family protein has product MIAEGFWEFAKTTVIAVAALFALFVVMLALPRSPFRRVFLRAAAWLLGAATLVALVYVISPADLLPDVIPMLGQIDDLGALVGAVTTGIAAAAAAVGSRKVPPSPDGSREIVIEPSDGETDAADRPGGIDAGR; this is encoded by the coding sequence GTGATCGCCGAAGGATTCTGGGAATTCGCGAAGACCACGGTAATAGCCGTCGCGGCTCTGTTCGCACTGTTCGTGGTGATGCTGGCGCTGCCTCGATCGCCCTTCCGGAGGGTCTTCCTCAGGGCTGCCGCATGGCTGCTGGGCGCCGCCACCCTGGTGGCGCTGGTCTACGTCATCAGCCCCGCCGACCTCCTGCCGGACGTCATCCCCATGCTCGGGCAGATCGACGATCTGGGAGCGCTGGTGGGTGCCGTGACGACGGGTATCGCGGCAGCCGCCGCTGCGGTCGGTTCGAGGAAGGTCCCGCCCTCGCCCGATGGTTCGAGAGAGATAGTGATCGAACCTTCGGACGGGGAGACGGACGCGGCCGACCGGCCGGGGGGCATCGACGCGGGGAGATAG
- a CDS encoding ATP-binding protein — MIRTSDLYSFIESNFEFLMAVDSSETVLHSSRLLLRACGPGELSHEGLRLEQILSPASLRSMRSGMALAREGQRRLAVFSPVEFPSCEIPLKTGYVGSSEGEGVWVFFGSQLDGINRQTDFDREERIKELACLYAVAEWIEISSDVPEFFTKLPDYLGKGMLYPGQVMVFSTYQGREYGQMPPGEGYISTKLLSNQQIAGEIRVGYANPALELLPEEQRMLSEIGRMLNLALERKELRDRMILRQEEEAAFTRRFAEMQSEIEARTGELEQQKTRLDMVNMYLENVDREWNESSAQLASMFQAIPDDVAVVDLDRNIVMTNREGTSSGKCHAQFFGSDTPCTDCRLSRIRRDRTPIVHTIRSGNRFLEVHAIPVFDRNREVEGIIEFYRDVTLEKTYEQQIQQADKLASLGQLVSGIGHEINNPNQFIRGNIRIIRQALEDILPIVDDYASAHPDLKVAKLRYDFFRSNILTLVDDMAHGSERIRGIVEGLRNFARKDEGLLVDRVDVNTLIQAASRLVANEVHKHADIVMDLDPGIPTFEGNAQKIEQVIVNLLVNAAQAMPDDRRGTVSVRTGVSDGGVVIEVKDDGRGMNEKTLRQIFDPFFTTKRAKGGTGLGLPIAFRIVEEHGGTISVSSTPGVGTVFTVSIPAGKAAPGAAVRAETRTPEA; from the coding sequence ATGATCAGGACTTCCGACCTCTACTCGTTCATCGAGAGCAACTTCGAGTTCCTCATGGCGGTCGACTCGAGCGAAACCGTGCTGCATTCGAGCCGCCTCCTCCTCCGCGCCTGCGGACCCGGCGAGCTGTCCCACGAAGGGCTGAGGCTCGAACAGATCCTCTCCCCGGCTTCGCTCAGGAGCATGCGTTCGGGGATGGCCCTGGCCAGGGAGGGGCAGAGGAGGCTTGCGGTCTTCTCGCCCGTCGAGTTCCCCTCGTGCGAGATCCCTCTCAAGACCGGCTATGTCGGAAGCTCCGAGGGTGAAGGCGTCTGGGTCTTCTTCGGGTCACAGCTCGACGGGATCAACAGGCAGACGGACTTCGACCGCGAGGAGAGGATCAAGGAGCTCGCCTGCCTGTACGCCGTCGCCGAGTGGATAGAGATATCGAGCGACGTCCCGGAGTTCTTCACCAAACTGCCGGACTACCTCGGCAAGGGGATGCTCTATCCCGGGCAGGTGATGGTCTTTTCCACCTATCAGGGCCGCGAGTACGGGCAGATGCCACCAGGCGAGGGCTACATCTCCACCAAGCTGCTGTCGAACCAGCAGATAGCGGGCGAGATAAGGGTGGGGTACGCCAATCCGGCGCTGGAACTCCTCCCCGAGGAACAGAGGATGCTGAGCGAGATCGGCAGGATGCTCAACCTCGCCCTGGAGCGCAAGGAATTGCGCGACAGGATGATCCTCAGGCAGGAGGAGGAGGCCGCGTTCACCCGCCGGTTCGCCGAGATGCAGTCCGAGATCGAGGCGCGCACCGGTGAGCTCGAGCAGCAGAAGACCAGGCTGGACATGGTGAACATGTACCTGGAGAACGTCGACAGGGAGTGGAACGAGTCCTCCGCCCAGCTCGCCTCCATGTTCCAGGCCATCCCGGACGACGTCGCCGTCGTGGATCTGGACAGGAACATCGTGATGACGAACCGGGAGGGCACCTCCAGCGGGAAGTGCCATGCCCAGTTCTTCGGCAGCGACACGCCGTGCACCGACTGCCGCCTGTCGAGGATCAGGAGGGACAGGACCCCGATCGTACACACCATCAGGTCGGGCAACCGCTTCCTCGAAGTCCACGCCATCCCCGTCTTCGACCGGAACCGCGAGGTCGAGGGCATCATCGAGTTCTACAGGGACGTCACCCTCGAGAAGACCTACGAGCAGCAGATCCAGCAGGCCGACAAGCTGGCCTCGCTGGGGCAGCTCGTCAGCGGCATCGGCCACGAGATCAACAATCCGAACCAGTTCATCCGCGGGAACATCAGGATCATCCGTCAGGCGCTCGAGGACATCCTCCCGATAGTGGACGACTACGCCTCGGCCCATCCGGACCTGAAGGTGGCGAAGCTCAGGTACGACTTCTTCAGGAGCAACATCCTCACGCTGGTGGACGACATGGCGCACGGTTCCGAGAGGATAAGGGGCATAGTCGAGGGCCTCAGGAACTTCGCCCGCAAGGACGAGGGACTCCTCGTCGACAGGGTCGACGTCAACACCCTGATCCAGGCCGCATCACGGCTGGTGGCCAACGAGGTCCACAAGCACGCCGACATCGTGATGGACCTGGACCCCGGCATCCCCACCTTCGAAGGGAACGCCCAGAAGATCGAGCAGGTCATAGTGAACCTGCTGGTCAACGCAGCCCAGGCGATGCCCGACGACAGGCGGGGAACGGTCTCGGTGAGGACGGGAGTATCCGACGGCGGTGTGGTCATCGAGGTGAAGGACGACGGCAGGGGAATGAACGAGAAGACGCTCAGGCAGATCTTCGATCCCTTCTTCACCACCAAGAGGGCGAAGGGCGGGACGGGACTGGGGCTGCCGATAGCGTTCAGGATAGTGGAGGAGCACGGGGGGACCATCTCCGTGAGCTCCACGCCCGGCGTGGGGACTGTCTTCACCGTCTCCATCCCGGCCGGTAAGGCGGCGCCCGGAGCGGCGGTCCGCGCCGAGACCCGCACCCCGGAGGCATGA
- a CDS encoding radical SAM protein — MRVALVVPPWGPDDIRANDTRGIAGCWPTPGMQYIAAVLRERGHEVIYLEGFFHSSEDMRKRVAEFGAQALGVYVISLLWHKASPFIEAVRSDNPSIFTFIGGHGATSMPERMLSECPGLDAVVIGEGEATAGEMIDAVACGRPLDGVAGLAFRNPSGGIVRTANRPLVEDLDSLPFPAVDLCEMDRYYPSFEQVSTVPVMQTLASRGCSGTCLYCYKMYGRRIRLRDPKRVVDEIEYYVKRYGAREIKFWDEHFTYSHAHTYAFCEELTKRDLNVRWWCSCRADAVDRKILRAMKDSGCWCINFGVESGVQKNLDTLVKREKLERIELAVRMAHSVGIKTHTTYIFGIPGETFEEGLKTIEFAKRLGSFTVEFFPITPFPGTALYRGVEQGKYGSMSSRLNDQGMLLDRPCFVPFTMTGDQIMELRRLAYIGYFFRPSFLLYRFRNISSPFQLRAVWHGARSLLMMASEQFEKSRRKK; from the coding sequence ATGCGTGTCGCGCTCGTAGTCCCGCCGTGGGGACCCGATGACATCAGAGCGAACGATACCAGGGGGATAGCGGGATGCTGGCCGACCCCGGGCATGCAGTACATCGCTGCCGTGCTCCGGGAACGCGGTCACGAGGTCATCTACCTCGAGGGCTTCTTCCATTCCAGCGAGGACATGCGGAAGCGCGTGGCGGAGTTCGGTGCACAGGCACTCGGCGTCTACGTCATCAGCCTGCTGTGGCACAAGGCCTCCCCGTTCATCGAGGCCGTGAGGAGCGACAACCCCTCGATCTTCACCTTTATCGGCGGCCATGGAGCCACGTCCATGCCGGAGAGGATGCTGTCAGAGTGCCCCGGTCTCGACGCTGTGGTGATCGGCGAGGGCGAGGCCACCGCGGGCGAGATGATCGATGCGGTCGCCTGCGGAAGGCCGCTGGACGGAGTCGCCGGCCTGGCCTTCAGGAATCCGTCCGGCGGGATCGTGCGCACTGCGAACAGGCCGCTGGTGGAGGATCTCGACTCGCTTCCCTTCCCCGCAGTCGACCTCTGCGAGATGGACAGGTACTACCCGAGCTTCGAGCAGGTATCCACCGTACCCGTCATGCAGACCCTGGCGAGCCGCGGATGCAGCGGCACCTGCCTCTACTGCTACAAGATGTACGGCAGGCGGATACGCCTCAGGGACCCGAAGCGGGTCGTGGACGAGATCGAGTACTACGTGAAGAGATACGGCGCCAGGGAGATCAAGTTCTGGGACGAGCACTTCACCTACAGCCACGCCCACACGTACGCCTTCTGCGAGGAACTCACGAAGCGCGACCTGAACGTCCGCTGGTGGTGCTCATGCCGCGCCGATGCCGTAGACAGGAAGATCCTGCGGGCCATGAAGGACTCGGGCTGCTGGTGCATCAACTTCGGCGTGGAGAGCGGAGTGCAGAAGAACCTGGACACGCTCGTGAAGAGGGAGAAGCTCGAGCGGATCGAGCTGGCCGTGCGCATGGCCCACAGCGTGGGGATCAAGACCCATACGACATACATCTTCGGGATCCCCGGCGAGACTTTCGAGGAGGGACTGAAGACCATCGAGTTCGCGAAGAGACTCGGCAGCTTCACCGTCGAGTTCTTCCCCATCACCCCGTTCCCGGGGACCGCCCTCTACCGGGGAGTCGAACAGGGGAAGTACGGCTCGATGAGCAGCCGCCTGAACGACCAGGGCATGCTTCTCGACAGGCCCTGCTTCGTCCCCTTCACCATGACCGGCGACCAGATAATGGAACTCCGGCGCCTGGCCTACATCGGGTACTTCTTCAGACCTTCCTTCCTCCTCTACAGGTTCAGGAACATCTCGTCGCCCTTCCAGCTCCGCGCCGTGTGGCACGGAGCCAGGAGCCTCCTCATGATGGCATCGGAGCAGTTCGAGAAGAGCCGTCGGAAGAAGTAG
- the xth gene encoding exodeoxyribonuclease III — protein MGLKVATWNVNSIRARIEQVLSWIDSRHPDVLLMQETKVVDSIFPVDPFRERGYVTAFSGQKTLNGVAVASRHGIEVIRTGLASRFLDDQKRVLLARTAGITVMSVYVPNGGDPSLARFADKLAFLGELALEASEEARRGPFLMAGDFNVAPGDEDVDDPVAMDGHICFHPEERARFGGILDAGLTDLFRVFNPAGRAFSWWDYREGSFRRNIGMRLDHVLASQDLAGAAVSCGIDREPRGWEKPSDHAPVVAVFDLPGTE, from the coding sequence ATGGGACTGAAGGTGGCGACCTGGAACGTCAACTCCATAAGGGCCAGGATTGAACAGGTGCTCTCCTGGATCGACTCCAGGCACCCCGACGTCCTCCTCATGCAGGAGACCAAGGTGGTCGACTCCATCTTCCCCGTCGACCCGTTCAGGGAGCGGGGCTACGTCACGGCCTTCTCGGGGCAGAAGACCCTCAACGGCGTGGCGGTCGCATCACGGCACGGGATCGAAGTGATACGAACTGGGCTCGCGTCGCGGTTCCTCGACGACCAGAAGCGCGTACTGCTCGCCAGGACCGCCGGGATCACGGTGATGTCGGTCTATGTCCCCAACGGCGGGGACCCGTCGCTGGCCAGATTCGCCGACAAGCTCGCCTTCCTCGGCGAGCTCGCGCTCGAAGCCTCGGAGGAGGCCCGGAGAGGCCCCTTCCTGATGGCCGGCGACTTCAACGTGGCTCCCGGAGACGAGGATGTCGACGATCCCGTCGCCATGGACGGGCACATCTGCTTCCATCCGGAGGAGAGAGCCCGGTTCGGGGGCATACTCGACGCCGGCCTCACCGACCTCTTCAGGGTGTTCAACCCGGCGGGCAGGGCCTTCAGCTGGTGGGACTACAGGGAGGGATCCTTCCGCAGGAACATCGGCATGAGGCTGGACCATGTGCTGGCCTCGCAGGATCTCGCCGGAGCCGCCGTCTCATGCGGGATCGACAGGGAGCCCAGGGGTTGGGAGAAGCCTTCCGACCATGCGCCGGTGGTAGCAGTATTCGATCTGCCCGGCACGGAATAG
- a CDS encoding OmpA family protein, which translates to MKYRLMAVVLVLAGAASALPSWWGTRGLNRVVDARTVGAGRYNVGLFANLGLSGDERTAVIGNEEMEITNTEYDGTGYIVAGFGLGRAAELGLRVNYIVNQMKRDGDSAEISGDWEGDDGFSEATASLKWNINPNANSVWFGIMPWASFALYDGGNSSYVVNGDGWDGIWLNDEGIFELRRPMISAGSFSYGANLLTTFNLDPAALHVNLGYHKFNQSFEYTDLRYNAAHEVTATQDVDIEVEDAVLYTGAGIEYPVGTTTLFAEVEWRHFMDRNFDNGDGEDYDDIIQVAPGVRFNNDGLAIDVTGSFALTDFSPEWSDLGHGIFQSGGTPTEQERADRSPFPQGYAPKMGLGIGLSYTGTFRNPPAEIGGRVYDSETGEALYGSVTASRDDVEPVNTTQEGSYAMEASRGEITLTGSAEGYLPSSETVDLASGGTYTVDFPLTRIETSGVVTGTVTDIATGQPLDAIVSSGSVQAQTASDGSYSIELPSGNRNLTATASAYGPESAMVDVPAGGSAEHDFQLGLVVDFDKVYFDLDSSVLRRDAKEALDEIAAFLLANPGVSVTITGNTCDLGEEDYNQALAERRAEAVRSYLVSKGVSESRLQTVSYGESRPDAPNTDEEHRALNRRAEFVILGR; encoded by the coding sequence ATGAAGTATCGTCTTATGGCAGTTGTGCTTGTCCTCGCGGGAGCGGCCTCGGCACTCCCTTCCTGGTGGGGCACCAGAGGCCTCAACAGGGTGGTCGATGCGCGCACCGTAGGAGCCGGCAGGTACAATGTGGGGCTCTTCGCGAACCTCGGGCTGTCGGGTGACGAGCGCACCGCCGTCATCGGCAACGAGGAGATGGAGATCACGAACACCGAGTACGACGGAACCGGCTACATCGTTGCCGGCTTCGGCCTCGGGCGCGCCGCGGAACTCGGTCTCCGCGTCAACTACATCGTAAACCAGATGAAGAGGGACGGCGACAGCGCCGAGATCTCGGGCGACTGGGAGGGCGACGACGGCTTCAGCGAGGCTACCGCCTCCCTGAAGTGGAACATCAACCCGAACGCCAACTCGGTATGGTTCGGCATCATGCCCTGGGCGTCCTTCGCTCTCTACGACGGCGGCAACAGCAGCTACGTGGTGAACGGCGACGGCTGGGACGGCATCTGGCTGAACGACGAGGGCATCTTCGAGCTCCGCAGGCCCATGATCAGCGCAGGCAGCTTCAGCTACGGCGCCAACCTGCTCACCACGTTCAACCTCGATCCCGCCGCCCTGCACGTCAACCTGGGCTACCACAAGTTCAACCAGTCCTTCGAGTACACCGACCTCCGGTACAACGCCGCCCACGAGGTCACCGCCACCCAGGACGTCGACATCGAAGTCGAGGATGCGGTCCTCTACACCGGCGCCGGCATCGAGTACCCGGTCGGCACCACGACCCTCTTCGCCGAGGTCGAGTGGCGCCACTTCATGGACAGGAACTTCGACAACGGCGACGGCGAGGATTATGACGACATAATCCAGGTCGCCCCCGGCGTCCGCTTCAACAACGACGGCCTCGCCATCGACGTCACCGGCTCCTTCGCCCTGACCGACTTCAGCCCCGAGTGGAGCGACCTCGGCCACGGCATCTTCCAGTCCGGCGGCACGCCCACCGAGCAGGAAAGGGCCGACCGCTCGCCCTTCCCGCAGGGCTACGCCCCCAAGATGGGCCTCGGGATAGGCCTCTCCTACACCGGCACGTTCCGCAACCCTCCCGCCGAGATCGGCGGCAGGGTATACGACTCCGAGACGGGCGAGGCCCTCTATGGCTCCGTCACCGCCTCCAGGGACGACGTAGAGCCGGTCAACACCACCCAGGAGGGCTCCTACGCGATGGAAGCCTCCAGGGGCGAGATCACCCTCACGGGTTCCGCCGAGGGCTACCTCCCCTCTAGCGAGACGGTCGATCTGGCTTCGGGCGGCACCTACACGGTCGACTTCCCGCTGACCCGGATCGAGACCTCGGGTGTCGTCACCGGCACCGTCACCGACATCGCCACCGGCCAGCCCCTGGACGCCATCGTGTCCAGCGGCTCTGTCCAGGCCCAGACCGCTTCCGACGGCTCCTACTCCATCGAGCTGCCCTCGGGCAACAGGAACCTCACCGCGACGGCCTCCGCCTACGGGCCCGAGTCGGCGATGGTCGACGTGCCCGCCGGCGGTTCTGCGGAGCACGACTTCCAGCTCGGTCTCGTGGTGGACTTCGACAAGGTCTACTTCGACCTGGACAGCTCCGTCCTGAGGCGTGACGCCAAGGAGGCCCTCGACGAGATCGCGGCCTTCCTGCTGGCCAACCCCGGCGTGAGCGTCACGATCACCGGCAACACCTGCGACCTCGGCGAGGAGGACTACAACCAGGCCCTCGCGGAGCGCAGGGCCGAAGCCGTCCGCTCCTATCTCGTCTCCAAGGGCGTCAGCGAGTCAAGGCTCCAGACCGTGAGCTACGGCGAGTCCAGGCCCGATGCCCCGAACACCGACGAGGAGCACAGGGCTCTCAACCGCAGAGCCGAGTTCGTCATCCTCGGCCGTTAG
- a CDS encoding glycosyltransferase produces the protein MPSVTVVIPVHDGASTLGRAAGAALEGLLPGDRIIAVDDRSSDGSRELLGSMGIETVPSAGGPGAACARNTGGRLAETAWILFLDADAVPPAGWRGMLEDRMDGADAVQAVYGPDAPGRGAATFYKNFYYHYTFTRRIRGPHIKGCGTFFFAVTRARFAELGGFDENIRGATIEDADFSERLWALGGRIAIAPEIEVYHLREYDVPSLLAYEWRMMRAKALYIMRRGRDRGAPSISVAGFGEMLPVLAGAVLPWLAAALAALYAFGVGWGLYAALGSLAALITVQIPFLAGIARAGGSRGFRAGFLLWPDLALIAPASLSAAAAALAGRRY, from the coding sequence GTGCCTTCGGTCACTGTCGTAATCCCTGTCCACGACGGAGCATCGACCCTCGGGAGGGCAGCAGGCGCCGCCCTGGAGGGCCTGCTCCCGGGTGACCGGATCATCGCCGTGGACGACAGGTCATCCGACGGGTCACGGGAACTGCTCGGCTCCATGGGGATCGAGACGGTCCCCTCCGCGGGAGGCCCCGGCGCTGCATGCGCCAGGAACACAGGCGGGAGACTGGCGGAGACTGCCTGGATCCTCTTCCTCGACGCGGATGCGGTGCCCCCGGCCGGCTGGAGGGGGATGCTCGAGGACAGGATGGACGGAGCCGACGCGGTCCAGGCCGTGTACGGCCCGGATGCTCCGGGCAGGGGCGCCGCGACGTTCTACAAGAACTTCTACTACCACTACACCTTCACCCGGAGGATCAGGGGGCCCCATATCAAGGGGTGCGGCACCTTCTTCTTCGCCGTCACCCGTGCGCGGTTCGCCGAGCTGGGCGGCTTCGACGAGAACATCAGGGGCGCGACGATAGAGGACGCGGACTTCTCGGAGAGGCTCTGGGCCCTCGGCGGGAGGATCGCGATCGCCCCGGAGATCGAGGTCTATCATCTCAGGGAGTACGACGTGCCCTCGCTCCTCGCCTACGAGTGGAGGATGATGAGGGCGAAGGCCCTCTACATCATGCGCCGCGGGCGGGACAGGGGAGCCCCCTCGATCAGCGTCGCGGGCTTCGGCGAGATGCTTCCGGTGCTCGCCGGCGCGGTGCTGCCGTGGCTCGCGGCAGCCCTGGCGGCCCTTTATGCCTTCGGGGTCGGATGGGGGCTGTATGCCGCCCTGGGCAGCCTGGCGGCCCTGATCACGGTGCAGATCCCCTTCCTGGCAGGCATTGCGAGGGCAGGCGGTTCGAGGGGGTTCAGGGCGGGCTTCCTGCTCTGGCCCGATCTCGCGCTGATAGCCCCGGCCTCGCTCTCGGCGGCCGCGGCCGCGCTCGCCGGCAGGAGGTACTGA